In Candidatus Paceibacterota bacterium, one genomic interval encodes:
- a CDS encoding PIG-L family deacetylase, with amino-acid sequence MRSKVAIAIGAHPDDIEFYMAGTLLLLKQAGYETHYLTVANGNCGSAEYNSVMLRSIRNTEARAAAKILGAHFHPSFTNDLEILYSVEQLRALAGVIREVKPGIVLTHSPQDYMEDHMNTSRLVVSAVFARGMPNFRTVPPRPTADYDATIYHALPYGFCDQLRRRIIPGAFVNTTATHKTQLQALAAHKSQQNWLDVSQGMNSYLLAVEDMARAVGRLSKQFKYAEGWRRHLHRGFCGPDADPLAAALGKNYLVNRAYERLCQKGY; translated from the coding sequence ATGCGAAGTAAAGTCGCCATTGCCATCGGGGCGCACCCGGACGACATCGAGTTTTACATGGCCGGCACGCTGCTGCTGCTCAAGCAGGCGGGCTATGAGACTCACTACCTGACCGTTGCCAACGGCAACTGCGGCAGCGCCGAGTACAACAGCGTGATGCTCCGCTCCATCCGCAACACCGAAGCCCGCGCGGCCGCCAAGATTCTCGGGGCGCACTTTCACCCGAGCTTCACGAACGACCTGGAAATCCTTTACAGCGTGGAGCAACTCCGCGCGCTGGCGGGCGTCATTCGCGAAGTCAAGCCGGGGATCGTGTTGACCCATTCGCCGCAGGACTACATGGAGGACCACATGAACACCTCGCGACTGGTGGTCTCGGCGGTATTCGCGCGCGGCATGCCGAACTTCAGAACGGTGCCGCCGCGCCCGACAGCGGATTACGATGCGACCATTTATCATGCGTTGCCGTACGGCTTTTGCGACCAGTTGCGGCGCCGCATTATTCCCGGCGCTTTCGTGAACACCACGGCCACCCACAAGACCCAGCTCCAGGCGCTCGCGGCGCATAAGAGCCAGCAGAACTGGCTGGATGTCAGCCAGGGCATGAACTCCTACCTGCTGGCCGTGGAAGACATGGCGCGGGCAGTCGGGCGCCTGTCGAAGCAATTCAAGTATGCCGAGGGCTGGCGGCGGCACTTGCATCGCGGCTTCTGCGGACCGGACGCCGACCCGCTGGCGGCGGCTTTGGGGAAGAACTACCTGGTGAATAGAGCTTACGAACGGCTCTGTCAGAAAGGCTACTGA
- a CDS encoding glucosamine-6-phosphate isomerase: protein MARKLSSIAPDWWDYTTLDADIIRDAAALTPEKMLKLSRPGFKVVLYDTIEEFYLAEALEYITAWRQSSADNPVGICGPIGPTEQLPLVARLVNDLNLNVRSAHFWGMDEWFLNGKETPPTHPLSFEKADRELCFSRVRKDLVMPDANLHFPKGNTAAYRKSWAAGVRCAVMQGGQGDVKHWAFNDPPRRAGKFKDQPPAPADYRKLATRVVDLHPLTIAQNARTSGGGNISLVPTQAISVGPVETWQAEKVSIWHAGNHDNPFGQRLTCLMIAKKLPDAAVPMSLLADHPNVQFNYYRKGIGTCDVEMH, encoded by the coding sequence ATGGCACGCAAACTCAGTTCTATCGCCCCCGACTGGTGGGATTACACCACGCTCGACGCCGACATCATCCGCGACGCGGCCGCGCTTACGCCCGAGAAGATGCTCAAGCTGTCCCGGCCCGGCTTCAAGGTCGTGCTCTACGACACGATCGAGGAGTTTTACCTGGCCGAGGCGCTCGAATACATCACCGCCTGGAGGCAATCCTCGGCCGACAACCCGGTGGGCATCTGCGGGCCCATCGGCCCAACCGAGCAACTGCCGCTGGTGGCGCGCCTGGTCAATGACCTGAACCTAAACGTTCGTTCCGCCCATTTCTGGGGCATGGACGAATGGTTCCTCAACGGCAAGGAAACGCCGCCCACGCATCCGCTCTCGTTCGAGAAAGCCGACCGCGAGCTTTGTTTCAGCCGCGTTCGCAAGGACCTGGTGATGCCGGACGCGAACCTGCATTTCCCGAAAGGCAACACCGCCGCCTACCGCAAGAGCTGGGCTGCCGGCGTCCGCTGCGCCGTCATGCAGGGAGGCCAGGGTGACGTGAAGCACTGGGCCTTCAACGATCCGCCGCGCCGGGCGGGCAAGTTCAAAGACCAGCCGCCAGCGCCGGCGGACTACCGCAAGCTGGCCACGCGCGTGGTGGACCTGCATCCGCTGACCATCGCCCAGAACGCGCGCACCTCCGGCGGCGGGAACATCTCACTGGTGCCCACCCAGGCCATTTCGGTCGGGCCGGTCGAAACCTGGCAGGCGGAGAAAGTCTCCATCTGGCACGCCGGCAACCATGACAACCCCTTCGGCCAGCGGCTCACCTGCCTGATGATCGCCAAGAAACTGCCGGATGCCGCCGTGCCGATGTCGCTGCTTGCCGATCATCCAAACGTGCAGTTCAACTATTACCGCAAGGGCATCGGCACGTGTGACGTCGAGATGCATTGA
- a CDS encoding ribonuclease HII, with the protein MNAKVWNRLSHERELWRKGFKLVAGVDEAGRGPLAGPVFAAAVVLPCSWAEAGLDSRLRGLNDSKQLSETQREDYYAILTSHPEIRHAIASAEVELIDRINILQATHRAMNQALAQLQPPPEHVLVDGRPVKSMPLPHTALVKGDARSYSIAGASILAKVTRDRLMREMDQLYPGYGFAEHKGYGTPQHLAAIRALGPCPIHRRSFAPFRPVTTPLELFST; encoded by the coding sequence TTGAACGCAAAGGTCTGGAACCGGCTCTCCCACGAGCGCGAGCTGTGGCGAAAGGGCTTCAAGCTCGTTGCCGGCGTGGATGAAGCGGGCCGCGGCCCGCTCGCCGGTCCGGTGTTTGCCGCCGCCGTCGTGCTTCCCTGCAGCTGGGCCGAGGCGGGCCTGGACAGCCGGCTCCGCGGGCTTAATGACTCCAAGCAACTGAGCGAAACGCAACGCGAGGATTACTACGCCATCCTGACCTCGCACCCGGAAATCCGCCACGCTATCGCGAGCGCGGAAGTGGAGCTGATTGACAGGATCAACATTCTCCAGGCGACACATCGCGCGATGAACCAGGCGCTCGCGCAACTGCAGCCGCCGCCCGAGCATGTGCTGGTGGACGGCCGGCCGGTCAAGTCCATGCCTCTCCCGCACACGGCACTGGTGAAGGGAGACGCGCGCAGTTACTCCATCGCCGGCGCGAGCATCCTGGCGAAGGTGACGCGCGACCGCCTCATGCGCGAGATGGACCAGCTTTACCCCGGCTACGGTTTTGCCGAGCACAAGGGTTACGGCACACCGCAACACCTGGCCGCCATCCGGGCACTTGGCCCCTGCCCGATTCATCGCCGCAGCTTTGCTCCCTTTCGTCCCGTGACGACACCGCTGGAGTTGTTTTCGACCTGA
- a CDS encoding class I SAM-dependent methyltransferase, whose amino-acid sequence MTLAPATRVCPVCGHDDAAAFVHKGELRLLRCRRCAMIYANPVPAEFASGQYYDEAGAEYYLSPAKLESDYAPVRFQRELRLFRKHCPAGAVLDVGCSTGAFLFQLNQRFPGCYRVLGTDVSGPPLDYAEKRGVGVVRGNFLEHDFGERRFDAVTFWAVLEHLLEPARFLAKAEQLLKPGGLCFVLVPNMKSLAARLLGARYRYVYPQHLNYFTRATLTRLVEPRFSVLQFHSTHFNPLVLWQDWRGGGREVSNTERAQLLQRTTACKQNPLLRPVRALYEVTEKALAALHLADNVVAVLRKKA is encoded by the coding sequence CTCCTCCGCTGCCGCCGGTGCGCCATGATCTACGCCAATCCCGTGCCGGCCGAATTCGCCTCCGGACAGTACTACGATGAGGCCGGCGCGGAGTATTACCTCTCCCCGGCCAAGCTCGAAAGCGACTACGCCCCCGTGCGCTTCCAGCGGGAGCTGCGACTCTTCCGCAAGCACTGCCCGGCCGGCGCGGTGCTGGATGTGGGATGCTCGACCGGTGCCTTCCTGTTCCAGTTGAACCAGCGGTTCCCGGGCTGTTACCGGGTGCTCGGCACAGACGTGAGCGGCCCGCCCCTGGACTACGCCGAGAAACGCGGCGTGGGCGTCGTGCGCGGCAATTTCCTGGAGCACGACTTTGGCGAAAGGCGGTTCGACGCCGTAACCTTCTGGGCCGTTCTGGAGCACCTGCTCGAGCCGGCACGATTCCTCGCGAAGGCCGAGCAACTACTCAAGCCGGGTGGCCTTTGCTTCGTGCTGGTGCCGAACATGAAGTCACTGGCGGCGCGGCTGCTCGGGGCGCGCTACCGCTACGTCTACCCCCAGCACCTCAACTATTTCACCAGGGCGACACTCACAAGGCTGGTGGAGCCTCGTTTCTCGGTCCTCCAGTTCCATTCCACTCACTTCAACCCGCTGGTGCTCTGGCAGGACTGGCGCGGCGGGGGCAGGGAAGTGTCGAACACGGAGCGCGCCCAGCTCCTGCAGCGCACCACCGCCTGCAAACAAAATCCGCTCCTGCGCCCGGTGCGAGCTCTTTACGAGGTCACGGAGAAGGCGCTGGCGGCGCTGCACCTCGCGGACAACGTGGTGGCCGTGCTGCGCAAGAAGGCCTGA